A stretch of the Deltaproteobacteria bacterium HGW-Deltaproteobacteria-18 genome encodes the following:
- a CDS encoding leucyl aminopeptidase has product MNIDVFLDGGELKDAVLLMFRSEGADWSEADLELARPFGLDPSISFSGKAGRTRLCSTPGGSCLLVGLGKASDLDLDGFRAAVGTAVRVAASQELSSLAVASEHLDRLELIDDLTLECVVATRLAGYRFVAFKSDPGDEDCPASLAVLSQDTDMQEKVARALAVAEGVILARDLVNTPANVATPEHLAGVARDLGARFGFGVQVFGPEEIVGMGMGSFASVFRGSDTPARFIVLDSAPGSDAHPLVFVGKGVTFDTGGISLKPSAKMHEMKGDMAGAAAILGLFRALGQAGGSVRRVVGLLPCTENVPGSKATKPGDVVTAMNGKTIEILNTDAEGRLILADALAYSARFKPEILVDLATLTGACLVALGTKVAAVFATTAELDQRIREGGSRVGERFWPMPLWKEYGEPLKGDVADLKNIATREGGAIYAAMFLKNFVPEGVDWAHLDIAGPAWTDENASIFRPGGTGFGVRTLWELVGAYDGREGEMAL; this is encoded by the coding sequence GAAGGAGCGGATTGGAGCGAGGCGGACCTGGAGCTTGCACGGCCTTTCGGCCTTGACCCGTCCATATCTTTTTCAGGCAAGGCCGGGCGGACCCGCCTTTGCTCCACGCCTGGCGGATCCTGTCTGCTGGTGGGCCTCGGCAAGGCCAGCGATCTAGATCTGGACGGATTTCGCGCTGCAGTGGGCACGGCTGTGCGCGTCGCCGCCAGCCAGGAGCTTTCCTCCCTGGCCGTGGCTTCCGAGCATCTGGACCGGTTGGAACTGATCGACGACCTGACCCTTGAGTGCGTCGTGGCTACGCGCCTGGCCGGGTATCGCTTTGTCGCCTTCAAGTCCGACCCCGGCGACGAGGATTGCCCCGCTTCCCTTGCCGTCTTGAGTCAGGACACGGATATGCAGGAAAAAGTGGCCCGGGCGCTGGCCGTGGCGGAGGGCGTGATTCTGGCCCGCGATCTGGTCAATACACCGGCCAACGTGGCCACGCCCGAACATCTGGCCGGGGTTGCCCGCGATCTGGGCGCCCGGTTCGGGTTTGGCGTGCAGGTTTTTGGCCCTGAGGAAATAGTGGGGATGGGCATGGGCTCCTTTGCCTCGGTTTTTCGCGGCAGCGACACTCCGGCCAGGTTCATAGTGCTCGATTCGGCGCCGGGCAGCGACGCGCACCCCCTAGTCTTCGTGGGCAAGGGCGTGACCTTCGACACCGGCGGCATCTCGCTCAAACCGTCCGCGAAGATGCATGAGATGAAAGGGGATATGGCCGGAGCCGCAGCCATTCTGGGATTGTTCAGGGCCCTGGGACAGGCGGGAGGCAGCGTGCGGCGAGTGGTGGGGCTTTTGCCCTGCACGGAAAACGTGCCCGGCAGCAAGGCCACCAAGCCCGGCGACGTGGTCACGGCCATGAACGGCAAGACCATCGAAATCCTGAACACCGATGCCGAGGGCCGCCTCATCCTGGCCGATGCCCTGGCCTACAGCGCACGCTTCAAGCCCGAGATCCTGGTCGATCTGGCGACCTTGACCGGAGCCTGCCTCGTGGCGCTGGGCACCAAGGTTGCGGCAGTCTTCGCCACGACCGCGGAGCTCGACCAGCGCATTCGCGAGGGCGGCAGCCGTGTGGGCGAGAGATTCTGGCCCATGCCGCTTTGGAAGGAGTACGGAGAGCCTCTGAAGGGCGATGTGGCGGATCTGAAGAATATCGCCACACGGGAAGGGGGGGCGATCTACGCGGCCATGTTCCTGAAGAACTTCGTGCCCGAAGGCGTCGACTGGGCCCATCTGGACATTGCGGGACCGGCCTGGACCGACGAGAACGCGTCCATCTTCAGGCCCGGCGGGACCGGGTTCGGCGTGCGGACGTTGTGGGAGCTGGTTGGTGCGTATGATGGGCGCGAGGGG